From one Triticum urartu cultivar G1812 chromosome 3, Tu2.1, whole genome shotgun sequence genomic stretch:
- the LOC125546699 gene encoding uncharacterized protein LOC125546699, with amino-acid sequence MAAAAKEVDMKKMELMKEVRAHQVAIGELNNLPPSRAAYQKTCNIFFRKDIKSAVASQQKQLDIAKGKLQKLDQA; translated from the exons ATGGCTGCGGCGGCGAAGGAGGTGGACATGAAGAAGATGGAGCTTATGAAGGAG GTAAGAGCGCATCAAGTGGCGATCGGCGAGCTCAACAACCTGCCTCCATCCAGG GCCGCGTACCAGAAGACCTGCAACATCTTCTTCCGCAAGGACATCAAATCCGCCGTGGCGTCCCAACAGA AGCAACTTGACATTGCCAAGGGGAAGCTGCAGAAGCTGGATCAGGCATGA